One genomic segment of Impatiens glandulifera chromosome 6, dImpGla2.1, whole genome shotgun sequence includes these proteins:
- the LOC124942101 gene encoding serine/threonine-protein kinase BSK6-like, with translation MGVCCSKHAFCSWCSCSNCNFLSGLDHGNAVVGGEGQSFNKLQEYSSDQLRKATSGFSPDNILSENGEKAPNVVYKGKLEDGSWVAVKRYSKSAWPDLRQFLDEARGLGQLQSERLANLIGCCSDADERLLVAEFMPNETLAKHLFHWETSSMKWPMRLRVAFCLAQALDYCSSKDRSIYYDLNPNKVLFDKVVLFLCLLSSKFILLYSSSHFNHPFCKRRGIQNFHALG, from the exons ATGGGTGTTTGCTGCTCCAAACATGCTTTCTGCTCGTGGTGTTCTTGCAGCAATTGCAACTTCTTATCCGGTTTGGATCATG GGAATGCCGTAGTGGGCGGCGAAGGGCAATCATTTAACAAACTTCAAGAATATAGCTCGGATCAGCTTCGAAAGGCAACCTCCGGATTCTCACCGGATAACATTCTATCTGAAAATGGCGAGAAAGCTCCTAATGTCGTCTACAAGGGCAAGCTTGAGGATGGCTCTTGGGTTGCTGTCAAACGTTATAGCAAGTCTGCATGGCCCGATCTTCGCCAATTCTTG GATGAAGCAAGAGGATTGGGTCAGTTGCAGAGTGAGCGGTTGGCAAATTTGATAGGTTGCTGCTCTGATGCTGATGAGAGGTTGCTTGTTGCGGAGTTCATGCCCAATGAAACCCTGGCCAAACATCTTTTCCATT GGGAGACCTCATCAATGAAGTGGCCAATGAGATTGAGAGTGGCCTTTTGTCTTGCTCAAGCACTCGATTATTGTAGCAGTAAGGATCGATCAATTTATTATGATCTTAATCCAAACAAAGTTTTGTTTGATAAGGTAGTTCTGTTTTTATGTCTCCTCTCATCAAAGTTTATACTTTTGTATTCTTCTTCTCATTTCAACCACCCGTTTTGTAAAAGGAGGGGAATCCAAAACTTTCATGCTTTGGGCTAA
- the LOC124943435 gene encoding probable DNA-directed RNA polymerases I and III subunit RPAC2 codes for MVMEYVGGEEYPSSSVTFIFSDVTHTLANPVRFTLNQDPRVSSCAYTIPTPDEDPQYDPPRDPPLNFRVQTTGDDARDVFKDAVQELLLMCKHVRSTFDQSVADFKNSPPSFPSSSSSSSNS; via the exons ATGGTAATGGAATACGTAGGAGGCGAGGAATATCCCTCTTCTTCAGTAACATTCATTTTTTCTGATGTTACTCACACTCTAGCAAACCCTGTCAGGTTCACTCTCAATCAAGA TCCAAGGGTATCTTCTTGTGCGTACACTATTCCCACACCTGATGAAGATCCTCAATATGATCCTCCACGAGATCCTCCACTAAATTTTAGGGTTCAGACAACTG GTGATGATGCTCGTGATGTATTCAAAGATGCAGTACAAGAATTGTTGCTCATGTGCAAACATGTGAGAAGCACCTTTGATCAATCTGTTGCAGACTTCAAGAACTCTCCCCCCTCTTtcccctcctcctcctcctcttcctccaaCTCATAA
- the LOC124943434 gene encoding serine/threonine-protein kinase BSK5-like, which yields MKNCRDAKCYTTNADFAPPEYTKTGNLIPESVIFSFGTLLFDLLSGKHIPPNNALELIDSKDYFALLDASLVGNIPKNEAMELIKLVSRCMQNEPSERPNTKSLLGTLAPLQKETEVMLAPSRVTATPVLTPIAEAIANGDLSVIYEILQKVGYKDDDGVANELSFQMWTSQLQDTLSSMKLGDAAFKVKDFNKAADCYTKFLGLGVMPSPTVYARRCVCYLEKNMPQEALADATQAQALSPEWPIAFYLQAAALLKLGMENDAQETLRDGSLLESKKKRK from the exons ATGAAGAACTGTAGAGATGCCAAATGCTACACTACAAATGCTGATTTTGCTCCACCTGAGTACACCAAAACAG GTAATCTAATACCAGAGAGTGTGATTTTCAGTTTTGGAACTCTCTTGTTTGATCTTCTCAGCGGGAAACACATTCCACCTAACAAT GCACTTGAGTTAATAGATAGCAAGGATTACTTTGCACTATTAGACGCGAGTTTAGTGGGCAATATTCCTAAAAATGAAGCGATGGAGTTAATCAAGCTAGTTTCGCGTTGTATGCAGAACGAACCTAGTGAAAGGCCCAATACAAAGTCTCTTTTAGGCACCCTTGCACCACTTCAGAAAGAAACCGAg GTAATGCTAGCTCCTTCCCGCGTTACAGCTACTCCGGTATTAACGCCTATAGCGGAAGCTATTGCGAATGGGGATCTTTCTGTTATATATGAGATCTTGCAGAAAGTTGGttacaaagatgatgatggtgtgGCAAATGAG CTTTCTTTCCAAATGTGGACGAGTCAACTTCAAGACACCTTGAGTAGTATGAAGCTTGGGGATGCAGCCTTCAAAGTGAAGGACTTCAATAAAGCGGCTGATTGTTATACGAAA TTCCTTGGGTTGGGGGTCATGCCGTCGCCAACAGTATACGCGAGAAGATGCGTATGTTACCTTGAAAAGAATATGCCACAAGAAGCACTTGCAGATGCCACACAAGCTCAAGCGTTATCACCTGAATGGCCAATCGCGTTTTATCTTCAAGCGGCTGCTCTCCTTAAACTAGGAATGGAAAATGATGCCCAAGAAACGCTAAGAGATGGCTCTCTATTGGAAtctaagaagaaaagaaaatga